Proteins co-encoded in one Pyxidicoccus xibeiensis genomic window:
- a CDS encoding MerR family transcriptional regulator codes for MRPPMTQTEWKLAELAAEVGVSPRTVRYYVQRGLLPAPPFRGPDTVYGEEHLVRLKAIRVLQARFLPLDAIQVELQRLSFDELRKLGESDATPTPPTYAPPPPAVGGVTLPAAPVVGPRQEAMARYQRWELAPGLELHVSEAADAKVRALAERVRALIEEFQEKERP; via the coding sequence ATGAGGCCGCCGATGACACAGACCGAATGGAAGCTGGCGGAGCTGGCCGCGGAGGTGGGCGTCTCGCCGCGCACGGTGCGCTACTACGTCCAGCGCGGGTTGCTGCCCGCGCCGCCCTTCCGGGGACCGGACACCGTGTACGGCGAGGAGCACCTCGTCCGGCTCAAGGCCATCCGCGTGTTGCAGGCGAGGTTCCTGCCACTGGATGCCATCCAGGTGGAGCTGCAGCGCCTGTCGTTCGACGAGCTGCGCAAGCTCGGAGAGTCGGACGCCACTCCGACTCCGCCCACCTATGCGCCTCCTCCGCCCGCTGTCGGCGGTGTGACGCTCCCGGCGGCTCCGGTGGTGGGTCCTCGGCAGGAAGCAATGGCACGCTACCAGCGCTGGGAGCTGGCCCCAGGGCTGGAGCTGCACGTTTCGGAAGCAGCGGACGCGAAGGTTCGGGCGCTCGCGGAGCGGGTCCGCGCCCTCATCGAAGAGTTCCAGGAAAAGGAGAGGCCATGA
- a CDS encoding glycosyltransferase, whose product MQPGAEAMLDVVDVGKRSLATYRGVAPDVQLDELLHLAERLRGARCMHLNATSYGGGVSELLRSLVPLYNDLGITTDWKLIHGDEAFFQVTKRIHNGLQGAPGELSESEKAIYLANAQLNASRLVSDSEDYDFIFVHDPQPAVLAAISSLHDARWIWRCHIDTSHPTPSFWEFLSPYLRAYDSAVFTHQDFIPPELPIRDVHVYAPAIDPLSPKNFPLPDDLARHVLEWIGIRTHRPLVTQVGRFDRWKDPLGVVRAYQRVRPHVPDLQLALVGSLALDDPEGWEVYEEVRAATAGDSLIHVLTNLVGVGNIEVNALQTFSNVVIQKSLREGFGLVVSEAVWKGTPVIGGRVGGIPLQLPEDTGGILVSSVEECAEALLHLLRQPEEARLLGARGREHVRQNFLMPRLLRDHLRLLNHLASRRPLPARDIVPAFVQAGLPGV is encoded by the coding sequence TTGCAGCCGGGGGCTGAGGCCATGCTGGACGTGGTGGATGTCGGCAAGCGGTCGCTCGCGACGTATCGCGGCGTGGCTCCCGACGTGCAGCTCGACGAGCTGCTCCACCTGGCCGAGCGCCTGCGCGGCGCGCGGTGCATGCACCTCAATGCCACGTCCTATGGCGGCGGCGTCTCGGAGCTCCTCCGCTCGCTGGTGCCGCTCTACAACGACCTGGGCATCACCACCGACTGGAAGCTCATCCACGGCGACGAGGCCTTCTTCCAGGTCACCAAGCGCATCCACAACGGCCTCCAGGGCGCTCCCGGCGAGCTGTCCGAGTCCGAGAAGGCCATCTACCTCGCCAACGCGCAGCTCAACGCCAGCCGGCTCGTCAGCGACTCCGAGGACTACGACTTCATCTTCGTCCACGACCCGCAGCCCGCCGTGCTCGCCGCCATCTCCTCCCTCCACGACGCGCGGTGGATATGGCGCTGTCACATCGACACCTCCCACCCCACCCCCAGCTTCTGGGAGTTCCTCTCGCCCTACCTGCGCGCGTACGACTCGGCCGTCTTCACCCACCAGGACTTCATCCCTCCCGAGCTGCCCATCCGCGACGTCCACGTCTACGCGCCCGCCATCGACCCGCTCAGTCCGAAGAACTTCCCCCTGCCCGACGACCTCGCTCGACACGTGCTGGAGTGGATTGGCATCCGCACGCACCGCCCCCTCGTCACCCAGGTGGGCCGCTTCGACCGGTGGAAGGACCCGCTCGGCGTCGTGCGCGCGTACCAGCGCGTGCGCCCCCATGTGCCAGACTTGCAGCTCGCCCTGGTCGGCTCGCTCGCCCTGGACGACCCGGAGGGCTGGGAGGTGTACGAGGAGGTCCGCGCCGCCACCGCGGGCGACAGCCTCATCCACGTCCTCACCAACCTCGTCGGCGTGGGCAACATCGAGGTCAACGCGCTCCAGACGTTCTCCAACGTCGTCATTCAGAAGTCGCTGCGCGAGGGCTTCGGCCTCGTCGTGTCCGAGGCCGTGTGGAAGGGCACGCCCGTCATCGGCGGGCGCGTGGGCGGCATTCCCCTCCAGCTCCCGGAGGACACGGGCGGCATCCTCGTGAGCTCCGTCGAGGAGTGCGCCGAGGCCCTGCTCCACCTCCTGCGCCAGCCCGAGGAGGCCCGCCTGCTCGGGGCTCGCGGACGCGAGCACGTCCGCCAGAACTTCCTGATGCCCCGGCTGCTGAGAGACCATCTGCGACTGCTGAACCACCTGGCCTCCAGGCGCCCCCTGCCAGCACGTGACATCGTCCCCGCCTTCGTCCAGGCGGGCCTGCCGGGGGTGTGA
- a CDS encoding AAA family ATPase produces the protein MQHSPLTRIELTNFTAFAKLDHPLSPQLNVFVGTNGTGKTHLLKLLYAAGAATQKDVRFANKLVGVFKPYENRLGRLVRRVRKSSTAKLQLHRESARITLTFSNHVAQADEVIARVRDWKQEPLKCVYIPVKEVLAQAAGFRSLYKEYELRFDETHVDLIDWALKPKRRGPPDVVRRNLLEKIEAYIAGTVSVENEEFFLEDEHGQIEFTLLGEGLRKLGLIWLLIQNGTLIDGSVLFWDEPEANLNPRVIGDVVEILLELTRHGVQVFVATHDYVFLKELDLRRKKEDQVAFHALFRPKEGRDSGVRVSTADTLATLDPNVIRDTYLGLLDREAERDFND, from the coding sequence ATGCAGCATTCGCCGCTGACACGAATCGAGCTGACGAACTTCACCGCTTTCGCAAAGCTCGATCACCCCCTGTCGCCGCAACTTAACGTGTTCGTCGGTACCAATGGCACGGGCAAGACGCACCTGCTGAAGCTCCTCTATGCAGCAGGGGCCGCGACGCAGAAGGACGTTCGGTTCGCCAACAAACTGGTGGGCGTCTTCAAGCCCTATGAGAATCGGCTTGGTCGACTTGTACGCCGCGTGCGCAAGAGTTCGACGGCAAAGCTCCAACTTCACCGTGAGAGTGCCCGCATCACGCTGACTTTCTCGAACCATGTGGCCCAAGCCGACGAAGTGATAGCTAGGGTTCGGGACTGGAAGCAAGAGCCACTCAAGTGCGTCTACATTCCAGTCAAAGAAGTGCTCGCACAAGCCGCTGGGTTTCGTTCTCTCTACAAAGAATATGAATTGCGGTTCGATGAAACCCATGTCGATCTCATCGACTGGGCGCTCAAACCCAAACGACGTGGCCCTCCCGACGTAGTCCGGCGCAACTTGCTTGAGAAAATCGAGGCTTATATCGCCGGCACTGTATCAGTAGAGAACGAGGAGTTCTTTCTTGAGGACGAGCATGGGCAAATCGAGTTCACACTGCTCGGCGAGGGCTTGCGAAAGCTCGGGCTGATCTGGCTGCTCATCCAGAATGGAACCTTGATTGATGGTTCCGTTCTCTTCTGGGATGAGCCCGAAGCCAATCTGAACCCTCGGGTCATCGGCGATGTTGTGGAGATCCTTCTGGAACTCACCAGACATGGAGTTCAGGTCTTCGTAGCAACACACGACTATGTGTTCCTAAAGGAGTTGGACCTCCGCCGAAAGAAGGAGGACCAAGTCGCTTTTCACGCGCTGTTCCGCCCGAAGGAGGGCAGGGACAGTGGAGTCAGGGTCAGTACAGCGGACACGCTCGCCACGCTCGATCCGAACGTGATTCGTGACACATACCTGGGCTTGCTCGACCGCGAGGCCGAGCGTGACTTCAACGACTGA
- a CDS encoding NfeD family protein produces the protein MRTRTDCRTGTAALLGFLAVALLAAAPAAEKQEPRAGPQPTVARCELDGVVDAGSGDYLVDCVARAEAQGHAALLVRLDTPGGSLEATRHIVSAFLASRVPVLVWVGPSGAHAGSAGVFVTLASNLAAMAPGTNIGAAHPVVGITGQDPEAAGGKQLARKVENDAVAFVESIARQRGRNVAWAASAVRDSASVSADRARELRVVEHVAPTEADFLAWADGRRVDVAGGDSVRLATKDARLVDLEPTLSQRAVHALAHPSIVYLLFLVAALGLVVEMSHPGAIAPGLIGLVALVLALVASSALPVRAGALALLLVGAALIIAELFVTSGLLGAAGVLLLTLGGVFLIDRFDPGWFVDRSFHLSWAWVAPTTAVLAGAAAYVAYRGAQTRRLPQQGGDAGLVGEQGTALAPVSPSTGEVFVHGERWRATSPAPIRPGAHVVVRRVEGLTLFVDEVKT, from the coding sequence ATGCGGACGCGCACGGACTGCAGGACGGGCACCGCGGCGCTCCTGGGCTTCCTGGCCGTGGCGCTGCTCGCGGCGGCTCCGGCTGCCGAGAAGCAGGAGCCCCGGGCAGGCCCCCAGCCCACCGTGGCGCGCTGCGAGCTGGACGGCGTGGTGGACGCCGGCTCCGGCGACTATCTGGTGGACTGCGTGGCGCGCGCGGAGGCGCAGGGCCATGCCGCGCTGCTGGTACGGCTGGACACGCCGGGCGGCTCGCTGGAGGCCACTCGCCACATCGTCAGCGCCTTCCTCGCCTCGCGCGTGCCGGTGCTCGTCTGGGTGGGGCCGTCCGGCGCGCACGCGGGCAGCGCGGGCGTGTTCGTCACGCTGGCCTCGAACCTCGCCGCCATGGCGCCCGGCACCAACATCGGCGCGGCGCACCCTGTCGTCGGCATCACCGGACAGGACCCGGAGGCCGCCGGTGGCAAGCAGCTGGCGCGCAAGGTGGAGAACGACGCCGTTGCCTTCGTGGAGAGCATCGCCCGCCAGCGGGGCCGCAATGTCGCGTGGGCCGCGTCCGCCGTGCGGGACAGCGCCAGCGTCTCCGCGGACAGGGCCCGGGAGCTGCGCGTCGTGGAGCACGTCGCCCCCACCGAGGCGGACTTCCTCGCCTGGGCCGACGGCCGGCGCGTGGACGTGGCCGGCGGTGACAGCGTGCGGCTGGCCACCAAAGATGCCCGCCTCGTGGACCTGGAGCCGACGCTGTCCCAGCGCGCCGTCCATGCGCTCGCGCACCCCTCCATCGTCTATCTCCTGTTCCTCGTCGCGGCGCTGGGACTGGTGGTGGAGATGTCCCATCCGGGGGCCATCGCCCCCGGACTCATCGGCCTGGTGGCGCTGGTGCTCGCGCTGGTGGCCTCCTCCGCGCTGCCCGTGCGGGCCGGAGCGCTGGCGCTGCTGCTGGTGGGCGCGGCGCTCATCATCGCCGAGCTGTTCGTCACCAGCGGACTGCTGGGCGCGGCGGGCGTGCTGCTGCTGACGCTGGGCGGCGTGTTCCTCATCGACCGGTTCGACCCGGGCTGGTTCGTGGACCGCTCCTTCCACCTGTCCTGGGCCTGGGTGGCGCCCACCACCGCGGTGCTCGCGGGCGCCGCCGCGTATGTGGCGTACCGGGGTGCCCAGACACGCCGGCTGCCCCAGCAGGGCGGCGACGCGGGCCTGGTGGGTGAGCAGGGCACCGCGCTGGCCCCCGTGAGCCCCAGCACAGGCGAGGTGTTCGTCCACGGGGAGCGCTGGCGCGCCACGTCCCCCGCCCCCATCCGCCCCGGCGCGCACGTGGTGGTGCGCCGCGTGGAGGGGCTCACGCTGTTCGTCGACGAGGTGAAGACATGA
- a CDS encoding DUF2721 domain-containing protein codes for MTGGSEGLDLSSIRLIGTAVTPAVMVSACGIVATGLDNQIARMTARIRDMVREWRLLPEGHARRAVLKLEVAILDRRHAILARAIGFTYWALLSFVMTSLLYLTKRHTNVPEALPVVTFSLGVVLLGAMALLALASLRLSRRAIALERQELFDEPRPPPSG; via the coding sequence ATGACTGGCGGCTCGGAAGGCCTGGACCTGTCGTCCATCCGGCTCATCGGCACGGCGGTGACGCCGGCGGTGATGGTGTCGGCGTGCGGCATCGTGGCGACGGGGTTGGACAACCAGATTGCGCGGATGACGGCGCGCATCCGGGACATGGTGCGCGAGTGGCGCCTGCTGCCGGAGGGGCATGCGAGGCGCGCGGTGCTGAAGCTGGAGGTGGCCATCCTGGACCGGAGGCACGCCATCCTCGCGAGGGCGATTGGCTTCACGTACTGGGCGCTGCTGTCGTTCGTGATGACGTCGCTGCTGTACCTGACGAAGCGTCACACGAACGTGCCGGAGGCGCTGCCGGTGGTGACCTTCTCCCTGGGCGTGGTGTTGCTGGGAGCCATGGCGCTGCTCGCGCTCGCGTCGCTGCGGCTCAGCCGGAGGGCGATTGCGCTGGAGCGGCAGGAGCTGTTCGACGAGCCGCGCCCACCGCCGTCCGGGTGA
- a CDS encoding slipin family protein, with amino-acid sequence MTDLAGLLGVLIPAGIVFLLFLSGVRIVNEYQNGVVFRLGRYVGLKRAGFRWLIPFVERMVIIDLRTVARDVPPQDVITRDNVSVKVNAVVYFRVIHADKAVLQVEDFLYATSQLAQTTLRAILGQVELDQLLSERERINRDIQQVLDAHTDPWGIKVSNVEVKHIDLPVEMQRAIARQAEAERERRAKIIAAEGEHQAAEKLAMAADVLSRNPATLQLRYLQTLVEITGGGNHTILPIPLDLLRMVGMQRPGSSAEERASNGYGAEEGEGPPVGGLS; translated from the coding sequence ATGACCGACCTGGCCGGACTGCTTGGAGTGCTCATCCCCGCGGGAATCGTCTTCCTGCTGTTCCTGTCCGGGGTGCGCATCGTCAACGAGTACCAGAACGGCGTGGTGTTCCGGCTGGGGCGCTACGTGGGGCTCAAGCGCGCCGGCTTCCGCTGGCTCATCCCCTTCGTGGAGCGCATGGTCATCATCGACCTGCGCACCGTCGCGCGCGACGTGCCCCCGCAGGACGTCATCACCCGCGACAACGTCAGCGTGAAGGTCAACGCCGTCGTCTACTTCCGCGTCATCCACGCCGACAAGGCCGTGCTCCAGGTGGAGGACTTCCTCTATGCCACCAGCCAGCTCGCGCAGACCACGCTGCGGGCGATTCTGGGACAGGTGGAGCTGGACCAGCTGCTCAGCGAGCGCGAGCGCATCAACCGCGACATCCAGCAGGTGCTCGACGCGCACACGGACCCGTGGGGCATCAAGGTCTCCAACGTGGAGGTGAAGCACATCGACCTGCCGGTGGAGATGCAGCGGGCCATCGCCCGGCAGGCCGAGGCCGAGCGCGAGCGCCGCGCGAAAATCATCGCCGCCGAGGGCGAGCACCAGGCCGCGGAGAAGCTCGCCATGGCCGCCGATGTCCTCAGCCGCAACCCGGCCACGCTCCAGCTCCGCTACCTGCAGACGCTGGTGGAGATTACCGGCGGCGGCAACCACACCATCCTCCCAATCCCCCTGGACCTGCTGCGCATGGTGGGCATGCAAAGGCCCGGCTCGAGCGCGGAGGAGCGCGCGAGCAATGGCTACGGCGCGGAAGAGGGGGAAGGGCCTCCCGTGGGGGGACTGTCGTAG
- a CDS encoding amidohydrolase yields METTVYLAERVWTLDAERPMARALAVRDGRLLAVGTHEEVKAAAGPGAREVDLGPATVVPGLVDAHAHLHGLGRSLTTVRLEKAPSVDEVVRRLSLAPASSFQGDWLLGKGWDQNEWPGAAFPGRAELDARFPTTPVFLTRVDHHAAWVNGEALRRAGITRDTPDMPGGRILKDARGEPTGVLVDNAMDVVAAVIPPPTREQLETRLRAALERCAQVGLTGVHDAGMDLDAFRLLQAWDAAGALPLRVYAMAAGQGEERHAYLEQGPWQGRMLAMRSVKFLADGALGSRGAALHEDYCDEPGQRGLLLMSPEELEARARTFMSRGFQVCIHAIGDRANTLVLDVLLGVSAQTGTQALRHRVEHAQILRLEDIRRLGAAGLVASVQPTHATSDMPWAEARLGRERLKGSYAWRSLRDAGAHLALGSDFPIENPDVLAGLYAARTRQDAAGRPEAGWLPEERLTAREALEGFTTGPAWASFEESRRGSLAPGLDADFVALSADPLEGPASALVGAQVVATVVAGVEVYRAPARG; encoded by the coding sequence GTGGAGACCACGGTCTACCTGGCGGAGCGGGTGTGGACGCTGGATGCGGAGCGGCCCATGGCGCGGGCCCTGGCGGTCCGGGACGGCCGGCTGCTGGCGGTGGGCACGCACGAGGAGGTGAAGGCCGCGGCGGGGCCCGGCGCGCGCGAGGTGGACCTGGGGCCGGCCACGGTGGTGCCGGGGCTGGTGGACGCGCACGCGCACCTCCACGGCCTGGGGCGCAGCCTGACGACGGTGCGGCTGGAGAAGGCGCCCTCGGTGGACGAGGTGGTGCGCCGGCTGTCGCTGGCCCCCGCCTCCAGCTTCCAGGGTGACTGGCTGCTGGGGAAGGGGTGGGACCAGAACGAGTGGCCCGGCGCCGCGTTCCCCGGGCGCGCGGAGCTGGACGCGCGCTTCCCCACGACGCCGGTGTTCCTCACGCGGGTGGACCACCACGCGGCGTGGGTGAATGGCGAGGCGCTGCGGCGCGCGGGAATCACGCGGGACACGCCGGACATGCCCGGAGGCCGCATCCTGAAGGATGCGCGCGGCGAGCCCACGGGCGTGCTGGTGGACAACGCGATGGACGTGGTGGCCGCGGTGATTCCGCCGCCCACGCGGGAGCAGCTCGAGACGCGGCTGCGGGCGGCGCTGGAGCGCTGCGCGCAGGTGGGGCTGACGGGCGTGCACGACGCGGGCATGGACCTGGACGCCTTCCGCCTGCTCCAGGCGTGGGACGCGGCCGGTGCGCTGCCGCTGCGCGTGTACGCCATGGCGGCGGGGCAGGGCGAGGAGCGGCATGCCTATCTGGAGCAGGGCCCGTGGCAGGGGCGGATGCTGGCGATGCGCTCGGTGAAGTTCCTGGCGGACGGCGCGCTGGGCAGCAGGGGCGCGGCGCTGCACGAGGACTACTGCGACGAGCCGGGCCAGCGGGGCCTGTTGCTGATGTCGCCCGAGGAGCTGGAGGCGCGGGCCCGGACCTTCATGTCGCGGGGCTTCCAGGTATGCATCCACGCGATTGGAGACCGTGCCAATACGTTGGTGCTGGACGTGCTGCTGGGTGTGTCGGCCCAGACGGGCACGCAGGCGCTGCGGCACCGGGTGGAGCACGCGCAGATTCTCCGGCTGGAGGACATCCGCCGGCTGGGCGCGGCGGGCCTGGTGGCGAGCGTGCAGCCCACGCATGCCACCAGCGACATGCCCTGGGCGGAGGCGCGGCTGGGACGGGAGCGGCTGAAGGGCTCCTACGCGTGGCGCAGCCTGCGGGACGCGGGGGCGCACCTGGCGCTGGGCAGCGACTTCCCGATTGAGAACCCGGACGTGCTGGCCGGGCTGTACGCGGCGCGCACGCGGCAGGACGCGGCGGGCCGGCCGGAGGCGGGGTGGCTGCCCGAGGAGCGGCTGACGGCGCGCGAGGCGCTGGAGGGCTTCACCACGGGGCCTGCGTGGGCGTCCTTCGAGGAGTCGCGGCGCGGGAGTCTGGCCCCCGGCCTGGACGCGGACTTCGTGGCGCTGTCGGCGGACCCGCTGGAGGGGCCCGCCTCGGCGCTGGTGGGTGCCCAGGTGGTGGCCACGGTGGTGGCGGGCGTGGAGGTGTACCGCGCGCCCGCGCGGGGCTGA